One region of Oxalobacteraceae bacterium OTU3CAMAD1 genomic DNA includes:
- a CDS encoding TldD/PmbA family protein: MKNLSQEETKRICDKVLSLTKADQCEVNLSGSRTGNIRYARNAVSTAGLIEDTQLAVSVAFGKKQGVATINELDDKSLERAVRRAEDLARLAPENPEFMPTPTKQQYKASETFFQKTADIDPEFRAQVAAYSIENSKKNKLVAAGFFTDTSKFTAIANSNGVFGFQRDTGVDFTVTVRTEDGRGSGWAKRSVGDAALFDAREASDVAIEKALRSVEAKALEPGRYTVVLEPAATSDILAYMFNDFDARQADEGRSFLSKKGGGNRMGEKLFDEQVNVWTDPWDKNVAVLPWDNNTMLAREHQDIIKNGKINAMNYSMYWAKKQGKRAIGAPGNIIMAGTNKSTEELIANTKKGVLVTRTWYIRMVDPQSVLLTGLTRDGTFYIENGKIKHPIKNFRFNESPVSMLNNIDELGKPEILSGDESDYQLLIPAMRVRDFNFTSLSDAV; encoded by the coding sequence ATGAAGAATTTGAGTCAAGAAGAGACCAAGCGTATCTGCGACAAGGTGCTGTCGCTGACCAAGGCCGACCAGTGCGAAGTGAACCTGAGCGGCAGCCGCACCGGAAATATCCGCTACGCGCGCAACGCCGTGTCGACCGCCGGCTTGATCGAGGACACGCAGCTGGCCGTGTCGGTCGCCTTCGGCAAGAAGCAGGGCGTCGCCACCATCAATGAGCTGGACGACAAATCGCTGGAGAGGGCCGTGCGCCGCGCCGAGGACCTGGCCCGCCTGGCGCCGGAAAACCCGGAGTTCATGCCGACGCCGACCAAGCAGCAATACAAGGCCAGCGAGACCTTCTTCCAGAAGACCGCCGATATCGATCCCGAGTTCCGCGCGCAGGTGGCGGCGTACAGCATCGAGAACAGCAAGAAGAACAAGCTGGTGGCAGCGGGCTTCTTCACCGATACCTCCAAATTCACCGCCATCGCCAACTCGAACGGCGTGTTCGGCTTCCAGCGCGACACGGGTGTCGATTTCACCGTCACCGTGCGCACCGAGGATGGACGCGGCTCCGGCTGGGCCAAGCGCAGCGTGGGCGACGCCGCCTTGTTCGACGCGCGCGAAGCCTCCGACGTGGCGATCGAAAAGGCGTTGCGCTCGGTCGAAGCCAAGGCGCTGGAACCGGGCCGATACACCGTGGTGCTGGAGCCGGCGGCGACCTCCGATATCCTGGCCTATATGTTCAACGATTTCGACGCCCGCCAGGCCGACGAGGGCCGCAGCTTCCTGTCGAAGAAGGGCGGCGGCAACCGCATGGGCGAGAAGCTGTTCGACGAGCAGGTCAACGTCTGGACCGACCCGTGGGACAAGAATGTCGCGGTGCTCCCGTGGGATAACAACACCATGCTGGCGCGCGAACACCAGGACATCATCAAGAACGGCAAGATCAACGCGATGAACTATTCGATGTACTGGGCGAAGAAGCAGGGCAAGCGCGCCATCGGCGCTCCCGGCAACATCATCATGGCCGGCACCAACAAGTCGACCGAGGAGCTGATCGCCAACACCAAGAAGGGAGTGCTGGTTACGCGGACCTGGTATATCCGCATGGTCGATCCGCAGTCGGTGCTGTTGACCGGCCTGACTCGCGACGGCACCTTCTACATCGAGAACGGCAAGATCAAGCACCCGATCAAGAACTTCCGCTTCAACGAAAGTCCGGTGTCGATGTTGAACAATATCGATGAACTGGGCAAGCCGGAGATACTGTCGGGCGACGAGTCGGATTACCAGTTGCTGATCCCGGCGATGCGCGTGCGAGACTTCAACTTCACGTCGCTGTCGGACGCGGTGTAA